The region AACTTCTTCAACACCAAAATAGAATTCCTGAAGGGCGTGGGGCCGATGCGGGCGGAGCTGTTGCAGAAAGAACTCCGCATCTTCACCTACGGCGACCTGATCCAGCACTACCCTTTCCGCTATCTCGACCGCACGCAGTTCTACAAAGTAAGCGAGTTGGACGAGAGCATGCCCTACGTGCAGGTGCGCGGCCGCATCCGGGGCAAAGAGGTAATTGGCGAGGGCCGTAAGCAGCGCTTGGCTGCCACCCTGGTGGATGAGAACGGTGACCAACTGGAGCTGGTGTGGTTTAAGGGGGTGAAGTGGATGCAGAAGACGCTGAAGAACCACACCGACTACATTGTATTTGGTAAGCCCACCGAGTTCAACGGCAGGTTCAATATGGCGCACCCGGAGCTGGAGGAGCTGGCTGAGGAAAAACAAACGACTTCTTTTCTGCAGCCGGTCTACAATACCACAGAAAAGCTCAAGGCCCACCGCATCGACAGCAAAGTGATTGCTAAAATGATGGAGCACTTGCTGAAGGTGGCGCTGCCGCAGGTGCAGGAGTCGCTGTCGCCGGAGCTGATTGATACCTATAAGTTGATGGACAAGCGCAGCGCCTACGCCAACATCCACTTCCCGGAGTCAGCAGACAAGTATAACAAGGCCAAATTCCGGCTAAAGTTCGAGGAGCTTTTTTACATACAGCTGCGCCTATTCCGCCAGAAGGTGGTACGCAAGGCTGATTTGAAAGGGCAGATCTTCAATCAGGTGCCTACCCTCACCGAATTTTATAAAAACCACATGACCTTCGACCTGACCAACGCACAGAAGCGGGTGGTGAAGGAAATCTATGGCGATTTAACAGCGGGCAAGCAAATGAACCGCCTGCTGCAGGGCGATGTGGGCTCGGGCAAGACCATCGTGGCCTTTATCACGATGCTCATTGCGGCCGACAATGGGGCGCAGTCGGTGCTGATGGCTCCGACCGAGATTCTGGCAGACCAGCATTATGTGGGCCTGAAGCAATTTGCCGACCGCTTAGGCATTAACCTGGGCAAACTAACAGGCTCCACCAAAGCCAAAGACCGCAGAGTGCTGCACGAGCAGTTGCGCTCCGGCGAAATGAAGATGATCGTGGGTACGCATGCGTTGCTGGAGGACGTGGTGCAGTTTCAGAACCTGGGCCTGTGCATTGTGGACGAGCAACACCGCTTTGGCGTGGAGCAGCGCTCGAAACTGTGGCGCAAGAACCCGCGCATCATCCCGCACGTGCTCGTGATGACGGCCACCCCTATTCCCCGCACCCTGGCCATGACCTTATACGGCGACCTGGATGTGTCGGTGATCGATGAGCTGCCAGCCGGCCGTAAGGAGATCGTGACCGTGCACCGCTTCGATTCGCACCGCCTGCGCGTGTTCCAGTTTGTGCGCGACCAGATAAAGCTGGGCCGCCAGGTATACATTGTGTACCCGCTCATTGAGGAATCGGAGCAGATGGAGAACTACAAGGACCTGATGGATGGCTTTGAGAGTGTGCAGCGGGCGTTCCCGGAGTACAAGGTAAGTATGGTACACGGCAAGATGAAGCCGCAGGACAAAGACTACGAGATGCAGCGCTTCGTGAACCACGAGACACAGATCATGGTAGCCACCACGGTGATTGAAGTTGGTGTGAATGTGCCGAATGCCTCGGTAATGATTATCGAGAGTGCCGAGCGCTTTGGCCTCTCGCAGTTGCACCAGCTACGCGGGCGCGTGGGCCGAGGTGCCGAGCAGAGCTACTGTATACTTATGACAGGCTATAAACTGAGCAAAGACAGTAAAACCCGCCTCGAAACGATGGTGCGCACCAACAACGGTTTCGAGATTGCCGACATTGACCTGAAACTGCGCGGCCCTGGCGATCTTATGGGCACGCAGCAGAGCGGTGTGCTGGACCTGCTCATTGCCGACCTCTCCAAAGACGCGCCTATACTTCAGGAGGCCCGTGCCGCCGCCCAGCGCGTGCTGCACCAGGACCCACAGTTGGAGCAGCCGGAGCATGCCAACATCCGCCGCCATATCCAGTCGCTGAGCGCCAATACTGTTAACTGGAGCAGGATCAGCTGAGGGAGTTTGGGAGTTGTTAAGCTAAGCCAGAACGGCTTTACACTTTGAACTGCTGTACTTTCCCCAAAAAGTGTACCTTTGCTCCGTCTGCGGTACTCCGGTAAAGTATAACCGGGTTTAAAAAGGAACCGTGTGAAACTCACGGGCTGACGCGCAACTGTAAATAACGAGAACTTGCTGCTTTTGCAGGTCCATTGTCCGGCACCGGATGAGAAGGACGGCAGCAAGGTTATAAGCCAGGAGACTTGCCACAGACACATACACGCATGCTTTCGCGGTACAAAGCCTGTGGACGAAGTATAGCCAGCGGCAGCGACCGCCTTTCAGCTGTGCCTTCTCCCCTACCTTTTCTCCGCGCAGCCTGCACTGTATTCGAGAGCGTGCCGCAAAACAACAACCATACGTACGGCTGTCTCCGCTCCGTCAGCAGAACCATACTTTATTTAGATACTATGAATTTACAGGAACGCATCGCGCAGTCGGAGACCCGCATATTTAAAGCTGTTTTCCCGAATACTACGAACCATTACGATACGCTTTTTGGCGGCACAGCCATGCAGCTTATGGATGAGGTAGCCTTTATCGCTGCCACGCGCTTTTGCCGCAAGCGCGTGGTTACCGTGTCATCCGACAGAATAGACTTCACTCAGCCTATACCGGCAGGCACCATTGTGGAACTGGTAGCCCGCGTCGTGAGTGTCGGCAATACCAGTCTGAAGGTACAGGTGGAGATCTTTGTAGAAGAGATGTACTCTGATGTACGCACCCAAGCCGTGAGCGGGAGCTTTGCCTTTGTAGCCATAGACGAGCACAAGCAGCCGGTGCGGGTACTACCCGAGGAAGTACAAGTATAGATGGCTTGTTTCCCTGAAGTTCCACGCGAAACAATAGCTGCAGGTTAATATTGCAGTTGTTTGTACTTTGGGTGAGTAAAATCCGGTATATTAGGTAGCACAGTTATGCTTATCCGCCTACCGTTGGTTGGCTAAACGTAATGGTTGCTTGTATCTGGCAGTTGGGCGGCATTTGAAATAAAAAAATGTGGTAAGAGTAATTATAGATAAGTTAGGTACTGGTCATAGTGATCTGTTTCTGAAGATTGACAACTTCCAGACTTTTTCAAAAACAGGCGATAGCTATTACTTGCTTGACTTTCTCGAACTAACAGAAGAACGTCTGGAAGAACGGGATGTAAACAAGCAGGACGCTCTAAAATATGCAACGAGTAAACTTATCAACTATTGGAATAGCCGCATTGGGACAGAAAGTAAAGAGATTTTCCTGCCTTTTGATTTCCAAGATGAATATGTGGGTGGGCTATTGCTAAAAGTAACAGAGGAAGGCTTTGTTACAAAGTATGTGTATAGTGACAGGATTCATGGTTACGAAATCAACCAATCTGTTTTTGACAAATTGATTGAAGAAAGGAAGATTGAGTTCATGAATGAAGAACCAGTTGAGTGGCTTATTTCTTATGAGCAACTTCAAAAAGGTCTCAGTTGGTCGTTAGAAGAATTGAAGAAATAAAAAACGTACGCACAACACGGCACTGTCTCTATACTCAGCTGCGCCTCGTTCGCAGCCAGTACTAACTGTTGGCACGTATAGCCCCTTAACAAACATGAGGCAAATTCTCTTAACTTCGGTTTTCTTTTTAGTTACTCTGACCTTGTTAGGTCAAGATCTTAAAGCATCGTTAACGCAGAGCCTCGATGAGTTGAGTGAAATGAATGTGCTTCCGGGATTTGCTGTCTCCGTGATTAGTCCAGATAGTGTACTCTACACGCAGGCCTTTGGATTCTCTGACATTTCCAGCCAAAAACCATTCACCGAAAAAACGATCCTCAACATTGGCTCCGTGAGTAAGACTTTTGTTGGCTTAGCCTTGATGAAGGCGGTAAGCGAAGGTAAGTTGAGTCTGGACTCGGATATCAATGATTTTTTACCCTTCAAGGTCCAGAACCCCTTTTACCCCGACCAGCCAATCAAGGTAATTCACTTAGTCACCCACACCTCCGGGATAACTGACCGGGAAGAGATATACAAGCAGACCTACACAAAAGAACTGGATGTAGATG is a window of Pontibacter kalidii DNA encoding:
- the recG gene encoding ATP-dependent DNA helicase RecG, translating into MTGSNFFNTKIEFLKGVGPMRAELLQKELRIFTYGDLIQHYPFRYLDRTQFYKVSELDESMPYVQVRGRIRGKEVIGEGRKQRLAATLVDENGDQLELVWFKGVKWMQKTLKNHTDYIVFGKPTEFNGRFNMAHPELEELAEEKQTTSFLQPVYNTTEKLKAHRIDSKVIAKMMEHLLKVALPQVQESLSPELIDTYKLMDKRSAYANIHFPESADKYNKAKFRLKFEELFYIQLRLFRQKVVRKADLKGQIFNQVPTLTEFYKNHMTFDLTNAQKRVVKEIYGDLTAGKQMNRLLQGDVGSGKTIVAFITMLIAADNGAQSVLMAPTEILADQHYVGLKQFADRLGINLGKLTGSTKAKDRRVLHEQLRSGEMKMIVGTHALLEDVVQFQNLGLCIVDEQHRFGVEQRSKLWRKNPRIIPHVLVMTATPIPRTLAMTLYGDLDVSVIDELPAGRKEIVTVHRFDSHRLRVFQFVRDQIKLGRQVYIVYPLIEESEQMENYKDLMDGFESVQRAFPEYKVSMVHGKMKPQDKDYEMQRFVNHETQIMVATTVIEVGVNVPNASVMIIESAERFGLSQLHQLRGRVGRGAEQSYCILMTGYKLSKDSKTRLETMVRTNNGFEIADIDLKLRGPGDLMGTQQSGVLDLLIADLSKDAPILQEARAAAQRVLHQDPQLEQPEHANIRRHIQSLSANTVNWSRIS
- a CDS encoding acyl-CoA thioesterase; the protein is MNLQERIAQSETRIFKAVFPNTTNHYDTLFGGTAMQLMDEVAFIAATRFCRKRVVTVSSDRIDFTQPIPAGTIVELVARVVSVGNTSLKVQVEIFVEEMYSDVRTQAVSGSFAFVAIDEHKQPVRVLPEEVQV